CCTGTGTTTcactttcccagttatatatgtGGTAACACTATCATGGCGGCATGATTTCATTTGGGAATATAACATTGATTGgttttctgtgttaaaaaaaacaacaattttcaAATCCCCAGCAATATAGACTGATGTAATGCACATGATCTGAAGCAGATCCTTCAAATGGAACATTACATTTCATCTGCCAAGTGCTTGTCCATGCTGCCATGCGTAATATTTCACAATTAGCTCTTAAGTGGACCATATATTCACTTGACTcaattctttagaacgggcgttaaagcAATTAACATGCCTTTTTATTTCTGGACACTtctggaaacaatagctgtttatacaatgtaaagtgcggccggtggctgtactttacattgtagagaatggttaattgatttgagGGCACACGCAACGGTGCTCACAAtccaaaaataatgttcctgcagcccatacAGCAGTATCAGCTGCAGAAACGTGCGAACGCTGCTCCGCAGCCAGCAGTAAACCACatctgttgctatgcaatggacagtGTTATACGATGTGTCACCGAGGCTCCCAAAGTTAAGgctctgtattacacagccctaCCTGCCCAATATGAGTGCCGATCCCCAAGATCAGCGCTTATTTTCTGAGCCTATTACCTGGCTCAATATCGGACAGTCACGCCCGCACCATTGATTGCTGATCGTTCATGGGGTCATTTACTGTCATTCATTGGCCGCAGATGccctactatacaggacaatGTGCAGCTGCCAAACGTGGATCTTTTTACAGAGTAAAACCATTTGATTAGCCAACAAATTCCAACAACAATTCAATTATTCATTACACAGTGTAATAGAGACCGAAGTCTATGGGATCGTCACAGTTATGTGCGACAAGGAAGGGGAGAGGAGCACTTTTTCTGGGTCTACAACCCTTTGACATGTCTATAAACTGCAACATGAGAGAACAGGTAACACACCGCCGGAGTCTTACAGGGAACCCTCTCTATTATTCACCATGAATCACATTATGTGACGTGTGTGCAGCAAAACCTGGGGCTTCCATCCATGTGGGAGTTGGAGGGAAAACAGATCTCCCTGTGGCGATGACTAACACCGAGTACCGAGCTCTCACTTTCTGTAACAGTAACCGAGGCTTGTGTCATTTACATTGTGTTACCTCTTACCAACTGACTATATAATAGTAATGGAGGCCCCCTTTACAGGTCCTATATATCAGAGATCACTATtaagctatgttctcacacagtaaaataagcaTTAAACATCaaattttgaatctaataatgtgatataaaatcaatggaaaaatgtcagcattgttatctttggctgatcttcctgagatcagcaatctgtttctcttatggctttactaggcattgctcccacctagccagaatcctgttccacactgatgaggggcaacaccccaaaacagctgtatgtgaatggatacctggccttggtttttcccttgtcattacattgacttatagggccacttaatatggtgttttccctacaggagccgccccttggctgggttcttcccggagggatatctggctagtcctgtgttttgagactcttaagtgaggctccactggctctttttttgcatattcatgtttcccagggagcaatgcacctaggatttcacttcaTTGAGCGCCTTAGCCAGCAGCTGAccatatctttggctggtctccctgagatcagtgatatgTTTCCAAGTATACAAAAAAGGGCTGGCACCACAAAAAATACAGAAAGAGTGCTAGTCTTCACAACCTAAACTCACAATGTAAAGCCACCAACAAAAAGGCTGGAGAAAATTGACTGCACCTCCTAAATGATAGAAAAATATCAAAATTTTATTGAATCACATATATGCGATGTCCCTCGCATATATGTGATTCAATAAAATTTGGATATTTTTCTATCATTTAGGAGGTTCAGTCAATTTTTCTCCAGCCTTTTTGTTGGTGGCTTTACACAATATGTTTCCCACATTGtagaaagaaatatatatatatatatatgtatcttttTTACAATTGTGCACAGAtggctgtttttccatagactaaaATGTAGCAcattagattcaaaatacagcCGTGTTTTATACAGATTTTGCTGTCGTATTTtgcatttatttgttttgttttgtttttttttgcttttatgtgtgaacatagcctataagatcGAGTCTCTAGACCAGCGATTGGgctggtttttgttttttcctattATCTAATAGTATAATAGTACTACCTAAGCTTTTGTTTTATTGTGAACATTGCCTTTCAGATCTAGACCAGCGATTGGGCTGTTTTTTTGTGATTTTAATCTAATGGTACTACCTAAGCTTTTGGTAACATCTATTTGTATTAGATTTGTATGTtaacatttaaagaggacctgtcacccccccgtgccggggtgacaggctcccgactccccgttagagccccctatactcacctgatcccgccgggtcccacttcctgtttcggtcgggtcacagagatatcagcgcccgaagcccggcgcgcgcgctcacaggagaatccgatgcccatagagaatgacggagcatcggactccccattcattctctatgagcgtcggactctgctgtcagcgcgcacgTCTGGCTTCGGGCGCtaatatctctgtgacccgaccggctcaggaagcgggacccggcgggatcaggtgagtatagggggctcttaAGGGggtttgggagcctgtcaccctggcacggggggtgacaggtctcctttaatgccTTTTAACACAGGCCAACAGGATCCAAATGATGAGCACCAAACCCTGTGATCGGCACTCTTTGCAGAGCCTTTAAGTGGTTAGAATATTCGTTTATCACCCCAACGTCCCCCGCTTACATGGGGCAATTTCCCCCGATAACAATAATTGAATTGGCTGCACAAAACAGACAGTCATTATCTCATTCATTAGTTGATCACTGTCAGTTTTACAGGGGCTGATTGTCGGGAACACTACAAACTCTGTTTTACCTGATAATCAGCCATGCATTACACTAGTGAGCGGGCCTTATGAAGTGTTAAATAAATGGGCCTAGAATGTTTTTCTCGATCTtggttttcataaaaaaaaaaaaaattaaagtccattttatgttttttttttttcctttttctttttgtgataaagcactttaaggccatgttcatacacggCACAAACAGCGGCTGTTGTCACAGAACGGcgactgtctgagatgttcacccgGCTGATACCCGGCCgatcactttatttgaattggaatgcgggcacagtctgatgtgcccgcactccaattagccatagcacgcaatgtaaagtacggccggagccatactttacattgtgtgcacaatcTACTTTGAGTGGCCGcagtcagttttctgtgcagccgcatggaatccgggccgtagtgtatacagtgtgtatacactacaggcgTGGTTCCATAGGCTGTAGTGTAATCAGCcgctgtcattaaacaacggaTGTTCTTTAAAGATGACGTTgagtgaacgtggcctaaaacattagaaaattgcAATAAAAGCGTGATAGATatatatcagatagatagataatcagatAACACAGAGTTGGGAGAGAACGTCCTAAGCgtgcacttctcccagctcattctcatgatcagtCAAGGTATtaacattattttttaaaattgacTTTAATACCCTTGACaaatggactggatggtttataAGTCTTAAAGGCTTTGTCTTTTAAACGAATTCTCTTTGGCTTCAACTTACTAAAAATGGGCGGCCATGGTTTTGGATAGAAAAGCTGGAACAAGAATGGTGTTGGCTGCTTATATACCCCTATCTTAGATGATAAGGTCTTGTCAGTGCCACCTGTAGATAAATAGGTAGGTAGCATCAACAAATGCTGGTGTCTTGTATATGCCCGTATAGTTATCTATATGCGGACCACCACTTTGGGCCTCTCCTTCATGCTCTTGTCTTCTTTCTTCTTGCAGGACTTAATTCATTGTCTGACAATGCAATCTTGAACCAGGGGCCTACGTCTACATACCAATTAGTTGGTCAAAAGATAGACATTTCTTGTTCGGTCAAGGGACAATCCATGGAGAATCTAGAAGTATACTGGTATCGAAAGACCAAGAAGAGTGGAGACATGGAGTTTATTGTAGGTGCAAGAAGTTCATTGGGAAAACCTTCCTACGGCACCAACATTGATGAGAATAAATTTGCATTGGGAAGAAAGCCCTACGACCTTAGTTTTACCTTAAGCATAACCAACCTGAATTATTCCGATGGCGGGGACTACTACTGTATGGCAGGAACATCGCTGAAGTACATCTTTGGAGAAGGGACAAAACTTACTGTAGGTAAGTGAGACATCTATGGTGTATGTCTGGCTCTATGGGCCTTTTTAGATCACTGATATTTCCACTACCAATTTTATTGCTCCATAGCCCAGAAAACAGAGAAGACAGAGGTGCCTGATTTTTAGATCATataatgttttggggggttttttgcTAGAAAAACACgacaatcactgaactcatggAGATTAGCAAAAaaatggagtactcattcaagagtctacATTAATGCATTGCCCTTtagaatatgtaaaaaaaaagggtcagCTGAGCCTCAGtcacaagtctcaaaacatgggaatagccagatatccctccaggaaaggaaactcattgctaaggggtgcctcccagtggggagatcaccaaaccaccctgatatgtagcccctaaAGTTCCTCTCTTTTGCAATCAAAGTCTAAC
Above is a window of Dendropsophus ebraccatus isolate aDenEbr1 chromosome 7, aDenEbr1.pat, whole genome shotgun sequence DNA encoding:
- the CD8B gene encoding T-cell surface glycoprotein CD8 beta chain isoform X2, with translation MENLEVYWYRKTKKSGDMEFIVGARSSLGKPSYGTNIDENKFALGRKPYDLSFTLSITNLNYSDGGDYYCMAGTSLKYIFGEGTKLTVVDSLPTTVKPATKRPPCKCKKLKFPKTSRPVVNCSAVIWAPLAGLALMLLIGLYFLASHTYRVYKRTYMYFRKYSPK
- the CD8B gene encoding T-cell surface glycoprotein CD8 beta chain isoform X1, giving the protein MKQLGLRASRISQCFLLMGFCVTGLNSLSDNAILNQGPTSTYQLVGQKIDISCSVKGQSMENLEVYWYRKTKKSGDMEFIVGARSSLGKPSYGTNIDENKFALGRKPYDLSFTLSITNLNYSDGGDYYCMAGTSLKYIFGEGTKLTVVDSLPTTVKPATKRPPCKCKKLKFPKTSRPVVNCSAVIWAPLAGLALMLLIGLYFLASHTYRVYKRTYMYFRKYSPK